A DNA window from Zingiber officinale cultivar Zhangliang chromosome 3A, Zo_v1.1, whole genome shotgun sequence contains the following coding sequences:
- the LOC122052278 gene encoding eukaryotic translation initiation factor 4B3-like: protein MASSVSAWAKPGAWALDAEQQEASMAREDDADASLLLQQQPPQQEFPSLAAAASSKTSKKKKKAQPISFAEFATGKPVTRGTGGRPASSSSSKGLTPDELILLPTGPRERSAEELDRSSSRGFGYSSYGSGGARSRAVSGEDPNPTRWGSSRGPEEPGRGGFGGSGGGSDRDLGPSRADEIDDWGAAKKSVVPERRERGGPGGFFDSQSRADDSDSWISSKSVAPPVEARRIGSRGGFDAPRERRGGFDMLNKEGSVGAGADSETWGRKKDFVMDPGTWNRETERSSGERRRLVLQPRSSPLPDGNTEQQVQGEQDKRPMEKRGKGSNPFGEARPREEVLAEKGQDWKKIEEQLETMKIRDVPSESSSIGRKGFGATNETQRSPESRSDRAWRKPDAADSSPAREDKADNSDN, encoded by the exons ATGGCGTCTTCCGTCTCGGCGTGGGCGAAACCGGGCGCGTGGGCGTTGGATGCTGAGCAGCAGGAGGCTTCAATGGCCAGGGAGGATGACGCCGATGCGTCGCTGCTGCTGCAGCAGCAGCCACCGCAGCAGGAGTTTCCCTCCCTCGCTGCCGCCGCCTCCTCGAAGAcctccaagaagaagaagaaggcgcaGCCCATCTCCTTTGCGGAGTTTGCTACCGGAAAGCCCGTCACTCGTGGCACTGGTGGCCGCCCTGCATCCTCCTCTTCGTCCAAGGGCCTCACGCCTGACGAGCTCATCCTCCTCCCTACCGGCCCGCGCGAGCGCTCCGCCGAGGAACTTGATCGCTCTTCCTCCCGGGGTTTCGGATATTCATCATACGGCAGCGGCGGTGCCCGGAGCCGTGCTGTCTCGGGGGAGGATCCCAACCCCACCCGCTGGGGTTCGTCTAGGGGACCCGAGGAGCCGGGGAGGGGCGGATTCGGCGGATCTGGAGGTGGATCGGACAGGGATCTGGGGCCGTCGCGTGCTGACGAGATCGATGACTGGGGAGCGGCAAAGAAATCCGTAGTGCCCGAGAGGAGGGAGAGGGGTGGTCCGGGGGGTTTCTTTGACTCGCAGTCCAGGGCGGACGATTCAGATAGCTGGATCTCGAGCAAGAGCGTTGCACCTCCGGTGGAGGCTCGGAGGATTGGCAGCCGCGGCGGATTTGATGCGCCCAGAGAGAGGAGGGGTGGTTTTGACATGCTCAACAAGGAGGGATCTGTTGGTGCTGGAGCCGATTCCGAAACATGGGGCAGGAAGAAGGATTTCGTCATGGATCCAGGTACATGGAATAGGGAAACTGAAAGAAGCAGTGGGGAAAGGCGTAGGCTTGTGCTGCAGCCCCGTTCATCGCCGCTGCCCGATGGAAACACGGAACAACAAGTTCAAGGGGAGCAGGATAAACGGCCAATGGAAAAGAGGGGCAAGGGTTCCAACCCCTTTGGAGAAGCTCGCCCACGAGAAGAAGTGTTAGCTGAGAAGGGACAGGATTGGAAGAAGATTGAAGAGCAACTGGAGACCATGAAGATCCGGGATGTTCCCTCTGAAAGTTCTTCAATTGGAAGAAAGGGATTTGGAGCAACAAATGAGACTCAACGATCGCCAGAGAGCCGCTCAGATAGGGCATGGAGGAAACCGGATGCAGCTGATTCTTCTCCTGCAAG GGAAGACAAGGCGGATAACAGTGACAATTGA
- the LOC122052279 gene encoding thaumatin-like protein 1b, translated as MSTMMIFFSAIFVSLSGVAAAGRFTVANNCQYTVWPGVLSGGGEEMLATTGFELQRGESRTLDAPAGWSGRFWGRTLCAADSAGKFACVTGDCGSGAVECSGKGAAPPATLAEFTLGGGGGMDFYDVSLVDGYNVPMLVAPQGGGCNATGCAADLNARCPADLRVVAASHDGGGGESVACKSACDAFGSPQYCCSGAYGSPDTCKPTSYSEFFKNACPRAYSYAYDDATSTFTCAATAAADYLITFCPNTSSQKTSGSSSPATNSTVAYVGGGETSGATRCMARMPVAVGFALSLLKTCLLLFR; from the exons ATGTCGACGATGATGATCTTTTTCTCGGCAATTTTCGTCTCTTTGTCGG GAGTCGCGGCGGCGGGGAGGTTTACGGTGGCGAACAACTGCCAGTACACGGTGTGGCCGGGGGTGCTCTCCGGCGGCGGCGAGGAGATGCTGGCGACGACGGGGTTTGAGCTGCAGAGAGGTGAATCGCGGACGCTGGACGCGCCGGCAGGGTGGTCGGGCCGCTTCTGGGGCCGCACGCTTTGCGCCGCCGACTCCGCCGGCAAGTTCGCCTGCGTCACCGGCGACTGCGGGTCCGGGGCAGTGGAATGCTCCGGCAAAGGCGCGGCCCCTCCGGCTACGCTGGCGGAGTTCACGCTCGGCGGCGGCGGGGGGATGGACTTCTACGACGTGAGCCTGGTGGACGGGTACAACGTGCCGATGCTGGTGGCGCCGCAGGGCGGCGGCTGCAACGCGACGGGCTGCGCAGCGGACCTCAACGCGCGCTGCCCCGCAGACCTGCGGGTGGTGGCGGCGAGCCACGACGGCGGCGGCGGAGAGAGCGTGGCCTGCAAGAGCGCCTGCGACGCGTTCGGATCGCCGCAGTACTGCTGCAGCGGAGCGTACGGGAGCCCCGACACCTGCAAGCCCACGTCCTACTCCGAGTTCTTCAAGAACGCATGCCCTCGCGCCTACAGCTACGCCTACGACGACGCCACCTCCACCTTCACCTGcgccgccaccgccgccgccgACTACCTCATCACCTTCTGCCCCAACACCTCAAG CCAGAAGACGTCCGGCTCGAGTTCGCCGGCGACCAACAGCACGGTGGCCTACGTGGGCGGAGGAGAAACGAGCGGAGCCACCCGATGCATGGCACGCATGCCGGTCGCGGTCGGGTTCGCCCTCTCCCTTCTTAAGAcatgccttcttctcttcagGTAG